From Pseudocalidococcus azoricus BACA0444, the proteins below share one genomic window:
- a CDS encoding KGK domain-containing protein produces MEPKFKQVQNENSVISLSTGEFRLALLSTLLSKGITDDSYAMLDDLSSAISEMDKGDIELTQEFFATGVPAELLELGSTTWVKGKARIKFVIEFAPDSSDMPLESTLDEIRQMSVE; encoded by the coding sequence ATGGAACCTAAATTTAAGCAAGTTCAAAATGAAAACTCAGTTATCTCTTTGAGTACTGGAGAGTTTCGTTTAGCTTTGCTTTCAACTTTATTGTCTAAAGGGATTACTGATGATTCCTATGCAATGTTAGATGATTTGTCTTCAGCAATTAGCGAGATGGACAAAGGAGACATTGAACTCACTCAAGAATTTTTCGCCACAGGTGTACCAGCAGAATTATTAGAGCTAGGTTCAACAACTTGGGTAAAGGGTAAGGCTCGAATTAAGTTTGTGATTGAGTTTGCACCTGATTCTAGCGACATGCCCTTGGAGTCAACATTAGATGAAATTCGCCAAATGAGTGTTGAATAA
- a CDS encoding dynamin-like GTPase family protein: MSSLIHLCPDLQNTVDQLLQLIHQEPTLQTLDTTQARTSLGKAVSPTFQIVFAGAFSAGKSMLINALLERELLYSAEGHATGTECLIAYAEPQQERVVLTFLSEAEIREQVLILVNRLKLPAAIQLNDPSAVQTLQKQAQAIIQQEGGESKSELAKQASALNYLLAGFMHNRERIHTQNNNTFSMEQFNFANIQEAASFARRGINSAVLKRIEYYCHHDLLKDGNVLVDTPGIDAPVKKDADLAYQRIENPDTSAVICVLKAAASGELSTEETELLEKTRSNQGVRDRVFYVFNRIDETWYNTQLRLRLEQLMNDQFTGNLRIYRTSGLLGFYGSQVRRTSASDRFGLDSIFAESVKNTGGNEETPQFVYAFNNYCANSGKLLGKSFNVFVSGTDTPNNNYVRILQEHHQGLIEQLVTDSGVEEFRSGVTRYLTEEKRPLLMVNLADDLQPLCISLRKHYLEIWQNLEAQPNDIATMQEQDLRKLNHELKQAGDEFRHHIEQELNQAIASKENKTYESDFLKLSQRMVNRLDELLANFSVGDVYRNAQASHKRNSTVPILGILAEAFYYLANGLEETLVAASQETVNNFFNKLLEQVRQQPYYRDLYRMLGHDGGIEQRLGQVKQRALDAITTTAVNECDSYVRERPEFYTEDTVFIWQLRQAFQRACQQSDCQSLIDAEPAIRDLLKLDFERKVRGTIVFTYRQKVNQTLNSTLLDVLTSQAEAILQQYDHARQFLGKTLAKEAEKTLEANQRKQAELEEKIQAYNSSVNSINSCLELMGLDRKKLPLIAKTDLVLNPATAYVISPELPPLPNTDSVTVNS; this comes from the coding sequence ATGTCTTCCCTCATCCATCTGTGCCCCGACCTGCAAAACACGGTTGATCAACTCCTGCAACTGATTCACCAAGAGCCAACCCTGCAAACCCTTGATACGACCCAGGCCAGAACCTCCCTCGGTAAAGCAGTGTCCCCCACATTTCAAATTGTCTTTGCCGGGGCTTTCAGTGCGGGAAAATCCATGCTAATTAATGCCTTGCTGGAACGAGAACTTCTTTATAGTGCCGAGGGCCATGCTACCGGAACCGAATGTTTAATTGCCTATGCCGAACCCCAACAGGAGCGAGTTGTTTTAACATTCCTCAGTGAAGCAGAAATTCGGGAGCAGGTTTTAATCTTAGTCAATCGCCTCAAGTTGCCAGCCGCCATTCAGCTCAACGATCCCAGTGCTGTCCAAACTCTCCAAAAACAAGCCCAGGCCATCATTCAACAGGAAGGCGGGGAAAGTAAGTCGGAATTAGCCAAACAAGCCAGTGCCTTAAATTACTTATTGGCCGGATTTATGCATAATCGGGAGCGGATCCATACCCAAAATAACAATACCTTTTCAATGGAGCAGTTTAATTTTGCCAATATCCAAGAAGCGGCGAGTTTTGCTAGGCGGGGAATTAATAGTGCAGTCTTAAAACGAATTGAATATTACTGTCACCATGATTTGCTCAAAGATGGCAATGTGCTAGTTGATACGCCTGGAATTGATGCGCCGGTCAAAAAAGATGCTGATTTAGCCTACCAGCGAATTGAGAATCCGGATACTTCGGCGGTAATTTGTGTCTTAAAGGCCGCAGCTTCCGGGGAATTGAGCACAGAAGAAACAGAACTTTTGGAAAAAACTCGCAGCAATCAGGGGGTACGGGATCGGGTCTTTTATGTCTTTAATCGGATTGATGAAACCTGGTATAACACCCAACTGCGACTTCGGCTCGAACAGTTAATGAATGATCAGTTTACCGGGAATTTACGGATTTATCGCACCAGTGGTTTATTAGGGTTTTATGGGAGTCAAGTGCGGCGAACTTCAGCCAGTGATCGGTTTGGCCTGGATAGTATTTTTGCCGAAAGTGTGAAAAATACAGGTGGTAATGAAGAAACGCCTCAATTTGTCTATGCCTTTAATAACTACTGTGCGAATTCTGGAAAATTATTGGGTAAGAGTTTCAATGTATTTGTCAGTGGTACGGATACGCCAAATAATAACTATGTCCGAATTTTGCAAGAACACCACCAAGGCTTAATTGAACAACTGGTAACTGATAGTGGGGTAGAAGAATTTCGTTCAGGGGTAACACGCTATTTAACTGAAGAAAAACGCCCATTGTTAATGGTCAACTTGGCCGATGATTTGCAACCCCTATGCATTAGTTTACGGAAACACTATCTCGAAATTTGGCAAAACTTGGAAGCTCAGCCCAACGATATTGCCACGATGCAGGAGCAGGATTTACGCAAACTCAACCATGAACTAAAACAAGCTGGGGATGAATTTCGCCACCACATTGAACAGGAACTCAACCAGGCCATTGCCAGTAAGGAAAACAAAACCTATGAAAGCGATTTTCTTAAACTCAGTCAGCGCATGGTTAACCGTTTAGATGAATTGTTGGCGAATTTTTCGGTTGGTGATGTATATCGCAATGCCCAGGCCAGCCATAAACGGAATTCAACTGTGCCGATTTTAGGAATCCTCGCTGAAGCCTTTTATTACCTTGCCAATGGCCTGGAAGAAACCTTAGTCGCAGCCTCTCAAGAAACGGTGAATAACTTTTTCAATAAATTGCTAGAACAAGTGCGACAACAACCCTACTATCGTGATCTGTATCGAATGTTGGGCCATGATGGCGGCATTGAACAACGGTTAGGGCAGGTCAAGCAACGGGCTTTGGATGCGATTACAACTACGGCGGTTAATGAGTGTGATAGTTATGTGCGGGAACGGCCAGAATTTTACACAGAGGATACGGTCTTTATTTGGCAACTCCGGCAAGCCTTTCAACGGGCCTGTCAACAATCGGATTGTCAGAGCTTAATTGATGCAGAACCCGCAATTCGTGACCTGTTGAAGTTAGATTTTGAGCGGAAAGTCCGTGGCACGATTGTCTTTACCTATCGCCAAAAGGTCAACCAAACCTTAAACAGTACGCTTTTGGATGTCTTAACGTCTCAAGCCGAGGCGATTTTGCAACAATACGATCATGCAAGGCAATTTTTAGGGAAAACCTTGGCTAAAGAAGCAGAAAAAACTCTCGAAGCTAATCAACGTAAACAAGCCGAACTGGAGGAAAAAATTCAAGCCTATAATTCTTCTGTGAACAGCATCAATTCTTGTTTGGAACTCATGGGCCTAGATCGGAAGAAATTACCGTTAATTGCAAAAACTGATTTAGTCTTAAACCCTGCCACTGCTTATGTTATCTCGCCTGAGTTGCCACCTTTGCCTAATACTGATTCTGTAACTGTCAATTCGTAA